One part of the Olleya sp. YS genome encodes these proteins:
- a CDS encoding metallophosphatase yields the protein MKRRDFIQQATAATALITVGGYGLQSFATSTKTKKITILHTNDVHSHIDVFGPEDGRNANQGGVARRATLIEKIRANNPNTLLLDAGDIFQGTPYFNYYGGELEFKLMSKLKYDVATIGNHDFDNGIDGLYAQLPHASFNFVSANYDFSNTIMDTHVKPYQVFKKDGIKIGVFGLGIKLQGLVDKNMYKETEYLDPIESAQEMTRVLKTEEQCDLIICLSHLGYYYSKFPEKISDLNLAKATKDIDLIIGGHTHTFLPKPTVAQNSEGKNVLVNQVGCYGINLGKIDFYFEPDSTKKAEGTSIIV from the coding sequence ATGAAACGTAGAGACTTTATACAACAAGCAACAGCTGCTACTGCTTTAATTACAGTTGGTGGTTATGGATTACAATCGTTTGCCACTTCAACAAAAACTAAAAAAATCACTATTCTGCATACAAATGATGTGCATAGCCATATCGATGTGTTTGGACCAGAAGATGGACGTAATGCAAATCAAGGAGGTGTTGCAAGGCGTGCCACTTTAATTGAAAAGATCAGAGCCAATAACCCAAACACTTTATTATTGGATGCAGGAGATATTTTTCAAGGAACACCTTACTTTAATTATTATGGAGGTGAATTGGAATTTAAATTAATGAGTAAGCTTAAATATGATGTAGCAACTATTGGAAACCATGATTTTGATAATGGTATAGACGGGTTATACGCCCAACTTCCACATGCTAGTTTTAACTTTGTATCTGCTAATTATGATTTTTCAAACACCATTATGGACACCCATGTTAAACCATATCAAGTCTTTAAAAAAGATGGAATTAAAATAGGTGTATTTGGATTAGGTATTAAACTACAGGGCTTGGTTGATAAAAACATGTATAAAGAAACAGAATATCTAGACCCTATTGAATCTGCCCAAGAGATGACACGAGTTTTAAAAACAGAAGAACAATGCGATTTAATTATCTGTTTGTCACATTTAGGATATTACTATAGTAAGTTTCCAGAGAAAATTAGCGATTTAAATTTAGCCAAAGCGACTAAAGACATAGATCTTATAATTGGTGGACATACGCATACGTTTTTACCAAAACCTACAGTAGCACAAAATAGTGAAGGTAAAAATGTTTTAGTAAATCAAGTGGGATGTTATGGTATAAATCTTGGTAAAATAGATTTTTACTTTGAGCCTGACAGCACTAAAAAAGCTGAAGGTACTTCAATAATAGTTTAA